From a single Micromonospora carbonacea genomic region:
- a CDS encoding TadE family type IV pilus minor pilin, whose protein sequence is MAAGLPAVLLLLLAGLTAVNAVATQAGCLGAAREAALAASRGQPGVAAGEAAAPAGAEVSVSVGDDRVTATVRAPVRALGARLPLVTVTATAVAAVEPGAPGPRP, encoded by the coding sequence CTGGCCGCCGGCCTGCCGGCGGTGCTGCTGCTCCTGCTCGCCGGTCTCACCGCCGTGAACGCGGTCGCGACGCAGGCCGGCTGCCTCGGTGCGGCCCGGGAGGCGGCCCTCGCCGCCTCCCGGGGCCAGCCCGGCGTGGCGGCGGGGGAAGCGGCGGCGCCCGCCGGGGCGGAGGTCTCGGTCTCGGTGGGCGACGACCGGGTCACCGCGACGGTACGGGCACCCGTGCGCGCCCTCGGCGCCCGGCTGCCCCTCGTCACCGTCACCGCCACGGCGGTCGCCGCCGTCGAGCCGGGTGCCCCGGGGCCACGGCCGTGA
- a CDS encoding DUF4244 domain-containing protein, protein MRKILNRLRGDAGMNTAEYAVGTLAAVAFAGILLKVLTSGNVQSALTAVIDRALK, encoded by the coding sequence ATGCGCAAGATCCTCAACCGCCTGCGCGGCGACGCCGGGATGAACACCGCCGAGTACGCCGTCGGCACCCTCGCCGCCGTCGCGTTCGCCGGCATCCTGCTCAAGGTGCTCACCTCGGGCAACGTGCAGTCCGCGCTGACCGCCGTCATCGACCGGGCACTGAAGTGA
- a CDS encoding type II secretion system F family protein: MTRQAVAAGCLVVAAVLALSVGTRAGSTRRLRSLGRRREAAGAGETAPPDRPAGLGGADAPHAAAGPAEAAGRSRPPWWPDPIRLGAGLFGLAVLVVLGGWAGLLGGVVAAVAADRGLRRIEPPAARERRLREAADLPLAADLLAATMRAGAPVDRSVLAVADALGGPLADRLGLVGRTLLLGGRPQEAWAHLLPVPGAERLAGAALRSADSGAALAGALTRLADDLRADRSTAAEAAARRAGVLIVLPLGLCFLPAFILAGLVPVIVAVLGDVL; the protein is encoded by the coding sequence ATGACCCGTCAGGCGGTGGCCGCCGGCTGCCTCGTCGTCGCGGCGGTGCTCGCCCTGTCCGTCGGCACGCGGGCGGGCTCCACCCGCCGGCTGCGCAGCCTGGGCCGGCGGAGGGAGGCGGCCGGTGCGGGGGAGACGGCCCCGCCGGACAGACCGGCCGGCCTCGGCGGGGCGGACGCGCCGCACGCGGCGGCGGGGCCGGCCGAGGCGGCCGGCCGGTCCCGGCCGCCGTGGTGGCCGGACCCGATCCGTCTCGGGGCGGGGCTGTTCGGGCTCGCCGTCCTGGTGGTGCTCGGCGGCTGGGCGGGGCTCCTCGGCGGGGTCGTCGCCGCCGTCGCGGCGGACCGGGGCCTGCGTCGGATCGAGCCGCCCGCAGCCCGGGAGAGGCGACTCCGGGAGGCCGCCGACCTGCCCCTCGCCGCGGATCTCCTCGCCGCCACGATGCGGGCCGGTGCGCCGGTGGACCGTTCCGTGCTGGCCGTGGCAGACGCGCTCGGCGGGCCGCTCGCCGACCGCCTGGGCCTGGTCGGCCGGACCCTGCTGCTCGGCGGCCGGCCCCAGGAGGCGTGGGCGCATCTCCTCCCGGTGCCCGGGGCCGAACGGCTGGCCGGTGCCGCGCTGCGTTCGGCCGACAGCGGTGCCGCGCTCGCGGGTGCGCTGACCCGGCTCGCCGACGACCTGCGCGCCGACCGGTCGACCGCCGCCGAGGCCGCCGCCCGGCGGGCCGGCGTGCTCATCGTGCTGCCGCTGGGGCTCTGCTTCCTGCCCGCCTTCATTCTCGCCGGCCTGGTGCCGGTGATCGTCGCCGTCCTTGGCGACGTGCTCTGA
- a CDS encoding type II secretion system F family protein — MTTAGWLVAVCIVAAAAIVVWPLRNGRARRRSVLGTLSPASPHPPGDRSAGDRAARHPDPSDLSELSDLSDLSDLSDPGGAPGPAGDRPAGHLRPPGRSPAAAGRCTGPATAPSGWPGPVTPPSGGRRPGPPDRRDPRRPAGTPDRPPTAGHHPGPPAGQLGSRPGGASVDTYQGAYDPSALSASGPRSLRLTGWLAASPGRALLVAGAVGAGSGGLLAGPVAAVVVGAYGSLLVRGLVRRQRFRQEERARRHGLDQLCALAADLRAGVPVLTASATLIPGGRSVPAPDAGLLSGAPGGAPNGAAPGAPGRSGPPAAPPDGADRLRQLARAAVRLADRTGAPLADLLERIEADARAGDRGLAAAAAQAAGARATAWLLAALPLGGIGLGYGVGVDPVAVLLHTPVGGGCAVAAVVLQLAGLLWTERLGAAPGGSSR; from the coding sequence GTGACCACGGCGGGCTGGCTGGTGGCCGTGTGCATCGTCGCCGCCGCGGCGATCGTGGTGTGGCCGTTGCGCAACGGCCGGGCCCGGCGGCGGTCCGTCCTCGGGACGCTGTCGCCCGCGTCGCCGCACCCACCAGGCGACCGGAGCGCCGGCGACCGGGCCGCTCGGCATCCTGACCCGTCCGACCTCTCTGAGCTGTCCGACCTCTCGGACCTGTCCGACCTCTCTGACCCGGGTGGCGCACCGGGCCCGGCCGGCGACCGGCCCGCCGGCCACCTCCGTCCGCCGGGTCGGTCGCCGGCCGCCGCCGGCCGGTGCACCGGCCCCGCCACCGCGCCGAGCGGATGGCCCGGCCCGGTCACCCCGCCCAGCGGCGGCCGGCGACCGGGCCCGCCCGACCGCCGTGACCCGCGCCGGCCCGCCGGCACACCGGACCGCCCCCCGACGGCGGGACACCACCCGGGCCCGCCAGCGGGGCAGCTCGGCTCCCGTCCCGGCGGGGCGTCCGTCGACACCTACCAGGGGGCGTACGACCCGTCGGCGCTGTCCGCCTCCGGTCCCCGTTCGCTGCGGCTGACCGGGTGGTTGGCGGCCTCGCCCGGGCGGGCCCTGCTCGTCGCTGGCGCGGTGGGTGCGGGATCGGGTGGCCTGCTGGCCGGGCCGGTGGCCGCCGTGGTGGTCGGCGCGTACGGGTCGCTCCTCGTGCGGGGGCTGGTCCGGCGACAGCGCTTCCGGCAGGAGGAGCGCGCCCGCCGGCACGGGCTCGACCAGCTCTGCGCCCTCGCCGCGGACCTGCGTGCGGGCGTGCCGGTGCTGACCGCCTCCGCGACCCTCATCCCGGGCGGCCGGTCCGTCCCGGCCCCGGACGCCGGCCTGTTGAGCGGCGCGCCGGGCGGGGCTCCCAACGGTGCCGCGCCGGGTGCCCCCGGGCGGTCCGGCCCTCCGGCCGCCCCGCCCGACGGGGCGGATCGGCTCCGCCAGTTGGCCCGGGCCGCCGTGCGGCTCGCCGACCGCACCGGCGCGCCCCTGGCCGACCTGCTGGAACGGATCGAGGCCGACGCCCGGGCCGGCGACCGGGGGCTGGCCGCCGCCGCGGCGCAGGCGGCCGGAGCACGGGCGACCGCCTGGCTGCTCGCCGCCCTGCCGCTCGGCGGCATCGGGCTCGGCTACGGGGTAGGCGTCGACCCGGTCGCGGTCCTGCTGCACACCCCCGTCGGTGGCGGCTGCGCGGTGGCGGCCGTGGTCCTTCAGCTCGCCGGCCTGCTGTGGACGGAACGCCTCGGTGCCGCGCCCGGCGGGAGCAGTCGATGA